Proteins from a single region of Thunnus maccoyii chromosome 23, fThuMac1.1, whole genome shotgun sequence:
- the ptn gene encoding pleiotrophin, which translates to MHGQKQWTRVAVMALLVLTVMAAEGGKVEKQGKKERKSDCGEWQWSVCVANEGDCGLGTREGTRTGTDCKQTIKTQRCKIPCNWKKKFGGECKYDFQAWGECDLATGKKNRTGVLKRALMDATCATTVTATKPCGKIPKTKLQDAKKQKKDGKKRERTQMD; encoded by the exons ATGCATGGACAGAAGCAGTGGACACGGGTGGCCGTGATGGCGCTCCTGGTGCTAACGGTGATGGCAGCTGAAGGAGGCAAAGTAGAAAAACAAG GAAAGAAGGAGCGCAAGTCAGACTGTGGGGAGTGGcagtggagtgtgtgtgtcgcCAATGAGGGGGACTGCGGACTCGGCACCAGGGAGGGAACACGCACCGGCACCGACTGCAAGCAGACCATCAAGACCCAACGCTGCAAGATCCCCTGCAACTGGAAGAAGAAGTTTGGAG GGGAATGCAAGTACGACTTCCAGGCTTGGGGGGAGTGCGATCTGGCGACGGGAAAGAAGAACAGGACAGGTGTGCTGAAGCGAGCGCTCATGGATGCGACTTGCGCAACCACTGTCACAGCCACCAAGCCCTGTGGGAAAATCCCCAAGACCAAGCTGCAAG ATGCAAAGAAGCAAAAGAAAGACGGCAAGAAGCGAGAGCGCACCCAAATGGACTGA